The sequence ttcttttaatttgcagaAAGTTTGAAATTAGATTTTATATGGTTTCTGTAGGAGAAtggactatatttttataaaaaaattattaaaattaaatcaaggcgcatttattaaaggtgttGGCACTAAACTAACAACAATGTATTGTACctttgattgtcacggcaaagttttggaaaagtaaaaaacgaaaaattaattcgccttgctttattctgtgctgacatccacatggacacagcgaaagaaaaaacacaaatcagctAATTTTCCATCTGCATTACATTCGCTTTGAATTAAATgggaaataaatgaattttcaaaatatgtcaATAAAcccaaggtggcgcaaaatgaatcatccaattaaatattaaatataaaaaaatgtgtaatagaattatttaacatattttgaACTTTATGTGCTCCATTGCTAgtctgtttgcatactgcagtTTTCTAGttaacaagtgtcaaatatggcagacgtacgacgccatttgtctaaatcttccaatagggtgattaattttgcgccactttatgcttatgaatatttatgtattatgtacgagtatatgtatgtacatatgtatatgtaagtatagatGTGCATAATTTCCtcaatttgttttgtttcagaATATTACGCCTTGAATATATCGAATATTAGTGCTGCTTTTGAATTATTTCAACTTTCTACAAGTATGCAAATGTCAGAGAGCATTTAAGATATGCTACTTTACTGATTTGCTTCTTCACGGTTTTTTGTGGCAATTTTTGATGCTTCGATATTTTCTTCTAACtttcttttaacttttcttCTTCTGTTTTCCATGTAACCTTAGGCAACTTATCTCATTTTCTTTGATTCGGTCAATATGTAAGTCAAAATTAATACGCTGCGTTTGGCAGTTCACTTTCTGTTTTGCTGATTATTTTGATTGTAGAGTGGAATTTCGGTCATACGCAAGAGTATTAGTACATTTGGGACTAAAGTGCGTACCATGAGTGGATGTGGCGCTCTGTGCAAACAACTGCTTTAGCGTCTGCGTCagactttttcatttattaaaatatgtaagtaagtatgtaagttCATGTAAAGCACAAGAACATTCGCAGCACTCATGAACACGGAACAAAACCTTGGAGACATGTCAACTATTCGGCTACCTGtcagtattttaaataaaaatagttcaaaagaaaatttttgccgaaaaataattttaagatttattttctcCTTTTACCTCCCGTTTGCCAATCAttggaaaattaaacaaaacaaaacgaaaacagTTTTCATTTTGTCTGTTCAAAAATTGCCATAATTCATTTGAACGCCTAACTCAAGCGGAAGGCAAAAATGCGTGAATAGCTTcgcatttcaaaatttaactaaaatatatacaaattattcacAGTTTGTGTGGTCTACATATTGGcgaacaaaattttgttattttgcattgcgaaagtgaaattttgtactccattttggttgaaaaaaattattgccataCGAGTATTTTAActtctttttcaataaaaaataattaaatgtaaaacATCTATTGAAAATGTACGATGGACTCACCCGAACCGGTTAAGACGCATTACGTCCGTTGTTTAAGATGCCAGAAAATTTTAGAGTGTTCTCGCTACGACACCAACGCTCTACTCGAACACATACGCACCGATCATCCAGAAATTGAAATCGTTGAAAACGGCAGCAACGGCAACAGCGGCATGCCACGCAACGGCCATAAAAAAGTGCGCGAGGCGGCTAACTGTATAGTCGTGCCACAAGAAACAGCTGACGATAAAACCTCCCCACCTCAGCCGACAATGTTCGAACCCTCCGCGGCCACCCAGTCCGAGGAGTATGAAAACTTTCAGCCGCGCTCTACTTCATCCCGCGAACACATGCACATTCGCTCGCAGCGAGGTAAGTTACTTGATGTAGTTTTATTATCGgttttcatttttacaaaaaaaaaaaaaactgaaggtATCTTTAAAATGCCAGTTGACAGCCGTACCAAACCCGAAATGTCCAACTGTGATCAGCGTGCCGATGGCAGTAACGACACGGGCACGGCCTACACCCGACGCTACCATGTAAATATGCCGCCCTCGCAGACCCACGATGAGAAACCCAATCGCAGTCTCTACCGCACCTCTATCGAGAAATGGCGTCCAGCAAATGGCACCCTCTTTTGTCCGAATTGCGGCGCCAATCGACGCCCATTGATACGCACACAGACCGAACGCAGCTCCAGCAATTCCTGTTGTGCAGTTTGTATACTCGGCTGTTGGCCATTCTGCTTTTTGCCCTTCCTGGTGCCCAATGACAACAAGGAGTACCTACATTGTTCCAACTGCAAGGCGTTCCTCGGGCTTTATGATCGCGCCAATAATTGCGTGAGACCAAATCGGGAGTTTTGTCAAGCTGAGGAGACGATCATTAAAGAAACAGACATGCGCGCCGAGGGTGGCGAAGCTAAAGAAAAACGGAGATGTCAATGCATTTAAATcgcatgaaatatttattttaatgggattttatttagtaatttgTGCATCATGCGTAGCTCGTGGAAGTGAACACTTAAACGAAAGCTTTAGTGTGTCTTGTTTTGAGCCTTttccatgtaaatatgtatgctgagcttttgtgattttttccaatttttcccaTCGCTCTTcaccttaaaatttttatgtttggaTTGTACTCGTACACGAACCGTGTCGAAAGTTTTGTAGCTTAAAgctttattgcaatattcaccTTTTTCTATGTGCTTTTGTGAACTTAAAGCCCTGACTTGCACACATCCATGTAGGTTATGTGTGCTTGATATGTTAATGGaaatatgtgtaaatatgtaagattgctgataaataaaagaaataattcatGTAAgtaaaatatcaggtcagtccatacgCTAAGCTCGTTCGTTTtttaaggtggttttaaaattaataaaacagatgtttaaagtatatttccattcattatttacaatatcttcttaacgtttaggcaaattttttattccctgctcaaaaaattgtttgtccttggaaccaaaatacgcttcgatatccctttttatagcttcttttgaggagtagttcttgtcactcatatgggattgaagtccacggaaaaggtgataatcacaaggtgcaatatccggagagtatggtggatgcggcattagctcccatccgagctcgttcagcttgcctaatgtttgccttgcggtatgaggttttgcgttgtcgtggtgaaacaaaactttgtgtctattcactaaagacggtcgattttttttaagtgcctcattcaggttttatagctgatgggaataataatcagcagttatcgtctggtttagttccagaagttcataataaaccataccgcccatatcccaccaaatagacaggagaatcttcttggggtgaaagccatctctaggggtcggttctggggtttcatctttatctaaccattggcatttgcgaacaggattattgtaaggacccatttttcatctccaataacgatacggttcaaaaaactttcattttcaagccgttgcagcagctgagaacacacattcactctctgctgaaggttcgcgacggaaagtctatgcggaacccatattcccagctttgaaacctttcccaactgaaccaggtgcctgtgaagtgttccatgcgatgaatttaacctctgaactatcatatcgactgtcaaatttagctcagcttccacgagttcgaacaAGGCGTCGGAGTGGCTGGTAAATAACGAAGTGATGCTGTGATACGCCGTATAGATATTGAGACTTAGGATGGGTTACCATGTtagtttttcgtcaatagttattccaagatatttagCTGCtgggcaaatttttattttgttgtttttaaagtaagattatattttgatgtcgttttttgtatatataacttgtatagttttgtctttattaactTCTATAGCCCATTCCTCAAACTGTTcactgtttattaatttttgaagtgtgaaagttgtcagttttttgtcattatttgatGCTATAAATACAGTATCATTTGCGAACGTTGCTATCATTGCATGTTGTGTTTTCAGAGTTGGAACATGTGCGGTGTATATTAGAGATATAGTAAAAGAGGTGACAGTACGCTGCCTTGCAGTACTACAGCTGTCAGTGGGGGGATATCGGAATATTCGACTTGAAATCTTACATAAAATTTTCGATCAATTATGTAGCTCTTCATAGTTCATAGTAGTTTTGTGGAAATATTCGTTGGAGCTTATGCAAAAGTTCCTTATGCCAAACTTTACCATAGGCTTATGAAATGCTCAAGTATACAGctacgcaatattttttgtaattcataTCGTTAAGCATTTTGTTGACAACCCTGCGGATTTGTTGGACTGTTTAGTGTTGCCGTCTAAATCCGAATTGATAGCTTGGTATCACTTTTTTTCCTGTCAGAATTGGTTCTAGTTggtcgaacaatattttttcaaacacttgaAAGTATTGGCAATACGCTGATGGGCCGATATCAGGCAATTTTGGTGGAATTTTTCATAGTCGCGAGAAGTATTTAGTCTCTAGCTTAAATATACATCTTATGAATTGCAATACTATTTCAGGTagctcttttaatttttccatttattagaTCATATTGGGGCTTTTTATCGTTTAGctttcttatttgatttttaatatcactttttttctctttttagttTGAGGAACGTTTTATTAAAAGATTTAAagattttcgaaagagtgtttcaggtcattgaccggaatatcCTTCAGGATGTTGgaacaagccttttggatggcctctacggtcgcaaaacgttttcctttcatggccaaatgcaattttccgaacagGTAGAAGTAACAGGGAGCCACATAAGTGAATACTGTGAGTGAATGATGGTCAAAATGCGATTCAGGGTGAATTCGACGAATACGACGCAACAAACGCTTAAAAACGcctagatagaaaattgcattgacggtttggcccgttggcacgaacaaTTCCCTTgcaatcgtaaaaataaatgagtatCAACTTGATTTCTAGCCTCTCCAAACGTgagtttttgggtggtggctcgtctgtggctttccattcggcactttgacgattagtttcagtttcatgttggaaacaccacgtttcaatCACCAGTTACAAGGAGgaaaaggaagttctcgtctttcctcgcctctttaatgaggtctttcgaatgctgAATTGTGAATAATTTTCGGTCCTCAGTTAATTTGTGCAGAACGTAActtgcacagacctttcgtaatgATCAGTTGAAGTGCGATGAATCGATGCtatggagatattcaactccgattccatgaatttcagccATGATTtccgttcatttttgataaatctacGAACAAtgtcgatggagttttcggtgaatACTGATTTGGGTGGTCCGTATGCTCAttttcatttatgtcctcacaaccttctctgaaacgtgtaaaccactcacgaagtctggcacgagatagacaatcattgtcataaacttttttttatcaattcaaatggTTCGggaaacgttttaccgattttaaaagaaaacatgtaaaaacttaagtttcaatatttttattcaaaatacgactcttaacaattaaatatgaaaagtgCACAGgtgaaatccgccaaacagtccaTTCATGAATGACTatttgttgagaacgtcgagatatcgatgttgaaagtTGTTGACCAACACATTGCGCTACagtagcaatattttcaacagaacgCCCAGCTTTGGTCCGCCAGtcatttttctatcctcgacggaactagtttcttgaaattttttcactaaccTTTGAAATGTCGACTCATACCAGCGATTGACTTTTTTCTATCCTGTAAATTTACGGCTTGGATGCGTGAGGGAAGATATAGTGGGCTCGTAAACGAGCCTTGCTTTAAGGAAAAAGCGCTTGCGTTTATGAATGCTTAGTCCAGACCGATTAACACTAGAAAATTTaggactaaataaataaaagtttaaataaagctTAAAAGTCTTGAAGAATATATAAGGCTTATGTAAGCTAATAAGTGCACTGATTGCTTTCACGTTAAAAAAGCTTTGACATTCCGATATAAAAAGGAAAGCTTTACTGCTGAGTTAAATACTAAATGTTATTTGCTGAATAAGTTCTTGCAATGTATTTTGGAAAGCTCGCAAGGATGTTCTTTTAGGAAAAGCTGTACAGAGTTGAAAATTATCTGGTTGAAATGCATTCATGCTTTTATGTTTTGCTTTAACATTTACAACAGTTTGCTCGGTTTGGTTGTGTATGCATTACAAAAGTTTCTACATACCCTTATCGCATTAAAGCATTATTTCAGAGCAGCTTGAAACTGGGTATCGACCGTAAGAAAAACTTGCGACTTGTAAGGCAATACGAAGTGTAGCAAAATGGTTTTTTACCTTTACATACAAATAGTAAATTATGTTTCTGgaacacaaataataaattctactgtacaatttatttttggctgacaaattgcaaatattattttcattaagctGAGCTCAAAGCTGGAATTTAAATgaaacacacaatttattcaaaataaaaattatttatttctgtcTGAGAAAGTAGACTTTGATCTGCTAAttgtttgcccgagctcctcctccaatatTTTACATGTTCTTTGATGCGGTCCAACATAAGGAAGtaccaagaaattttttttgaccaaCAATCATTGACTTATGGATCCTGACGCGCCAGCTGGGCAATCACTTTGGGGCATAGCTGCTCGACTTTGAACAGACTGGAACCA is a genomic window of Anastrepha ludens isolate Willacy chromosome 6, idAnaLude1.1, whole genome shotgun sequence containing:
- the LOC128866994 gene encoding uncharacterized protein LOC128866994 isoform X1; translation: MDSPEPVKTHYVRCLRCQKILECSRYDTNALLEHIRTDHPEIEIVENGSNGNSGMPRNGHKKVREAANCIVVPQETADDKTSPPQPTMFEPSAATQSEEYENFQPRSTSSREHMHIRSQRGIFKMPVDSRTKPEMSNCDQRADGSNDTGTAYTRRYHVNMPPSQTHDEKPNRSLYRTSIEKWRPANGTLFCPNCGANRRPLIRTQTERSSSNSCCAVCILGCWPFCFLPFLVPNDNKEYLHCSNCKAFLGLYDRANNCVRPNREFCQAEETIIKETDMRAEGGEAKEKRRCQCI
- the LOC128866994 gene encoding uncharacterized protein LOC128866994 isoform X2, producing MDSPEPVKTHYVRCLRCQKILECSRYDTNALLEHIRTDHPEIEIVENGSNGNSGMPRNGHKKVREAANCIVVPQETADDKTSPPQPTMFEPSAATQSEEYENFQPRSTSSREHMHIRSQRVDSRTKPEMSNCDQRADGSNDTGTAYTRRYHVNMPPSQTHDEKPNRSLYRTSIEKWRPANGTLFCPNCGANRRPLIRTQTERSSSNSCCAVCILGCWPFCFLPFLVPNDNKEYLHCSNCKAFLGLYDRANNCVRPNREFCQAEETIIKETDMRAEGGEAKEKRRCQCI